A single genomic interval of Bacteroidia bacterium harbors:
- the sdhC gene encoding succinate dehydrogenase, cytochrome b556 subunit: MLHKFEFINKYRSFTAEILIPDMQRVKYKLSPHMIAWILHRLTGIAIVIYLILHVWGLKALAQGPEQFNHLIAKYHLPIFKVGEILLLAACAYHAFNGFRIVLVDLLGWSNKQKRMWYIAAGLAILIVIIGGYPSLMAIVG, from the coding sequence GTGCTTCATAAGTTTGAATTTATCAATAAGTATCGTAGTTTTACAGCCGAAATTTTAATACCAGATATGCAAAGAGTAAAATATAAGCTTAGTCCGCACATGATAGCATGGATACTTCACCGTTTAACGGGAATTGCTATCGTGATATATTTAATTTTACATGTTTGGGGACTAAAAGCCTTAGCTCAAGGTCCTGAACAGTTCAATCATCTGATTGCAAAATATCATCTTCCTATATTCAAAGTTGGAGAAATTCTACTTTTAGCTGCTTGTGCTTACCATGCTTTCAATGGGTTTAGAATTGTGTTAGTAGATTTATTAGGTTGGTCAAATAAGCAAAAAAGAATGTGGTACATAGCAGCAGGGTTAGCAATTCTTATCGTTATTATAGGAGGATATCCTAGCTTGATGGCAATAGTAGGTTAA